A window of the Dunckerocampus dactyliophorus isolate RoL2022-P2 chromosome 19, RoL_Ddac_1.1, whole genome shotgun sequence genome harbors these coding sequences:
- the wasf1 gene encoding actin-binding protein WASF1 isoform X1: MPLVKRTIEPRHLCHTVLPRNIKNELECVTNISLASVIRQLSSLSKYAEDLFGELFNEAHSFSFRVNSLQERVDRLSISVTQLDPKEEELSLQDITMRKAFRSSTIQDQQLFDRESLPVPMQETFQACEQPPPLNILTPYRDDGKEGLKFYTNPSYFFDLWREKMLQDTEDKRKERRKQKLQDPRMYDQVYRYLDLPGQLKAIDRPQEPEKVPRAPHDRKKEWQKLALGAELAQDVPDGKHREANGSAGYPDNRAQLYMEHLDGPFSLAALPYSQMNELLSRSGDRMYSRPNDPPPPPPAMHPLGEIKPPSVISSSSGFSDSRPQSPARTAGLNNTHPPPPPPLPPPPPPLPSSGLRGTPPPPVPPLPIQHHPSAIPPAPAPLQIAPGVLHPAPPPVAPPLHASSSPARLQQVLDKGPQPDGTVLPPPPPPPPLPLAGARSSSPCPSGPPPVPAFPSAGAMASPPPHSSMHDMGAKRHHPANLPPISDARSVLLEAIRKGIQLRKVEEQREQEAKHERVGNDVATILSRRIAVEYSDSEDESEFDEGDWME, encoded by the exons ATGCCGCTGGTGAAGCGCACCATTGAGCCGAGGCATCTGTGCCACACAGTGCTGCCGAGGAACATCAAGAACGAGCTGGAGTGCGTGACCAACATCTCCTTGGCCAGCGTCATCCGCCAGCTCAGCAGCCTCA gtaAATATGCAGAAGACCTGTTCGGGGAGCTTTTTAATGAGGCCCACTCCTTCTCCTTCCGGGTCAACTCCCTGCAGGAGCGTGTGGACCGCCTCTCCATCAGCGTCACACAGCTGGACCCCAAAGAGGAAGAAT TGTCACTACAGGACATCACCATGAGGAAGGCCTTCAGGAGTTCTACTATCCAAGACCAGCAGCTGTTTGACCGCGAGTCGCTGCCCGTCCCCATGCAGGAGACCTTCCAGGCCTGCGAGCAACCGCCACCTCTCAACATCCTGACGCCTTACAG GGATGACGGGAAGGAAGGCCTCAAGTTCTACACCAACCCTTCCTACTTTTTCGACCTGTGGAGAGAGAAGATGCTGCAGGACACGGAAGACAAGCGCAAGGAGAGGCGGAAACAGAAG tTGCAGGACCCCCGCATGTATGATCAGGTCTATAGGTACTTAGACCTCCCTGGGCAG CTGAAGGCAATAGACCGCCCGCAGGAGCCCGAGAAGGTGCCTCGGGCGCCCCACGACCGCAAAAAGGAGTGGCAGAAGCTGGCGCTCGGTGCGGAGCTGGCGCAGGACGTGCCCGACGGCAAGCACAGGGAGGCCAACGGCTCCGCTGGCTACCCTGACAACAG GGCCCAGCTGTACATGGAACATTTGGACGGGCCGTTCTCGCTGGCGGCGCTGCCGTACAGCCAGATGAACGAGCTGCTGAGCCGTAGCGGGGACAGAATGTATTCGAGGCCCAATGACCCTCCACCGCCTCCGCCAGCCATGCACCCACTGGGAGAGATCAAGCCGCCCTCTGTCATCAG TTCCAGTTCGGGCTTTTCAGACAGCAGACCTCAATCTCCAGCGAGGACAGCAGGCCTCAACAATACTCACCCACCTCCGCCGCCTCCTCTCCCCCCACCGCCGCCCCCTCTACCGTCCTCCGGCTTACGTGGCACCCCTCCTCCCCCTGTTCCCCCCCTACCCATCCAACACCACCCCTCGGCGATCCCCCCCGCCCCGGCCCCTCTCCAGATTGCCCCGGGTGTGCTCCACCCAGCTCCTCCGCCGGTGGCGCCCCCGCTCCACGCCTCCTCCTCCCCGGCCCGCCTCCAGCAGGTCCTGGACAAGGGCCCGCAGCCGGATGGCACCGTCCTGCCTCCACCGCCGCCACCTCCTCCTCTGCCCCTCGCCGGAGCGCgcagctcctcaccctgtccgTCGGGGCCCCCACCTGTGCCAGCGTTCCCGTCGGCGGGGGCGATGGCGTCCCCGCCCCCCCACTCCTCCATGCATGATATGGGAGCCAAAAGGCACCATCCTGCCAACCTGCCACCCATCAGCGATGCTCGGAGTGTTCTGTTGGAGGCCATCCGAAAAG
- the wasf1 gene encoding actin-binding protein WASF1 isoform X2 translates to MPLVKRTIEPRHLCHTVLPRNIKNELECVTNISLASVIRQLSSLSKYAEDLFGELFNEAHSFSFRVNSLQERVDRLSISVTQLDPKEEELSLQDITMRKAFRSSTIQDQQLFDRESLPVPMQETFQACEQPPPLNILTPYRDDGKEGLKFYTNPSYFFDLWREKMLQDTEDKRKERRKQKLKAIDRPQEPEKVPRAPHDRKKEWQKLALGAELAQDVPDGKHREANGSAGYPDNRAQLYMEHLDGPFSLAALPYSQMNELLSRSGDRMYSRPNDPPPPPPAMHPLGEIKPPSVISSSSGFSDSRPQSPARTAGLNNTHPPPPPPLPPPPPPLPSSGLRGTPPPPVPPLPIQHHPSAIPPAPAPLQIAPGVLHPAPPPVAPPLHASSSPARLQQVLDKGPQPDGTVLPPPPPPPPLPLAGARSSSPCPSGPPPVPAFPSAGAMASPPPHSSMHDMGAKRHHPANLPPISDARSVLLEAIRKGIQLRKVEEQREQEAKHERVGNDVATILSRRIAVEYSDSEDESEFDEGDWME, encoded by the exons ATGCCGCTGGTGAAGCGCACCATTGAGCCGAGGCATCTGTGCCACACAGTGCTGCCGAGGAACATCAAGAACGAGCTGGAGTGCGTGACCAACATCTCCTTGGCCAGCGTCATCCGCCAGCTCAGCAGCCTCA gtaAATATGCAGAAGACCTGTTCGGGGAGCTTTTTAATGAGGCCCACTCCTTCTCCTTCCGGGTCAACTCCCTGCAGGAGCGTGTGGACCGCCTCTCCATCAGCGTCACACAGCTGGACCCCAAAGAGGAAGAAT TGTCACTACAGGACATCACCATGAGGAAGGCCTTCAGGAGTTCTACTATCCAAGACCAGCAGCTGTTTGACCGCGAGTCGCTGCCCGTCCCCATGCAGGAGACCTTCCAGGCCTGCGAGCAACCGCCACCTCTCAACATCCTGACGCCTTACAG GGATGACGGGAAGGAAGGCCTCAAGTTCTACACCAACCCTTCCTACTTTTTCGACCTGTGGAGAGAGAAGATGCTGCAGGACACGGAAGACAAGCGCAAGGAGAGGCGGAAACAGAAG CTGAAGGCAATAGACCGCCCGCAGGAGCCCGAGAAGGTGCCTCGGGCGCCCCACGACCGCAAAAAGGAGTGGCAGAAGCTGGCGCTCGGTGCGGAGCTGGCGCAGGACGTGCCCGACGGCAAGCACAGGGAGGCCAACGGCTCCGCTGGCTACCCTGACAACAG GGCCCAGCTGTACATGGAACATTTGGACGGGCCGTTCTCGCTGGCGGCGCTGCCGTACAGCCAGATGAACGAGCTGCTGAGCCGTAGCGGGGACAGAATGTATTCGAGGCCCAATGACCCTCCACCGCCTCCGCCAGCCATGCACCCACTGGGAGAGATCAAGCCGCCCTCTGTCATCAG TTCCAGTTCGGGCTTTTCAGACAGCAGACCTCAATCTCCAGCGAGGACAGCAGGCCTCAACAATACTCACCCACCTCCGCCGCCTCCTCTCCCCCCACCGCCGCCCCCTCTACCGTCCTCCGGCTTACGTGGCACCCCTCCTCCCCCTGTTCCCCCCCTACCCATCCAACACCACCCCTCGGCGATCCCCCCCGCCCCGGCCCCTCTCCAGATTGCCCCGGGTGTGCTCCACCCAGCTCCTCCGCCGGTGGCGCCCCCGCTCCACGCCTCCTCCTCCCCGGCCCGCCTCCAGCAGGTCCTGGACAAGGGCCCGCAGCCGGATGGCACCGTCCTGCCTCCACCGCCGCCACCTCCTCCTCTGCCCCTCGCCGGAGCGCgcagctcctcaccctgtccgTCGGGGCCCCCACCTGTGCCAGCGTTCCCGTCGGCGGGGGCGATGGCGTCCCCGCCCCCCCACTCCTCCATGCATGATATGGGAGCCAAAAGGCACCATCCTGCCAACCTGCCACCCATCAGCGATGCTCGGAGTGTTCTGTTGGAGGCCATCCGAAAAG